One region of Mugil cephalus isolate CIBA_MC_2020 chromosome 17, CIBA_Mcephalus_1.1, whole genome shotgun sequence genomic DNA includes:
- the haus2 gene encoding HAUS augmin-like complex subunit 2 isoform X2, with protein MFQMNQRDSSSSSSSSSSSSLSPAGVLLSRCVSVGALSQEDLDSSSSDSSPALSPHLQEAEERIRIQRNLDQLQLQIELLKVEKKNADVAHTFHLTGRLQKLQMLGEHLQELLRNQKSVRQRLTRPLDQTSLPVQAHLHREVVESLQLMMDFIQSLEEKLSSAHEHVSTAEHLLLLNTSLAQLLDQSAETEVLSNQLLQKPVTSDPTAPS; from the exons atg TTCCAGATGAATCAGAgggactcctcctcctcctcctcctcctcctcctcctcctcgctgtctCCAGCTGGTGTTCTTCTGTCCAGATGTGTCTCAGTAGGAGCTCTGTCTCAG GAGGACCTCGACTCCTCCTCTTCAGACTCAAGCCCCGCCCTCTCCCCTCACCTGCAGGAGGCAGAAGAGCGAATCAGAATCCAAAGAAACCTGGACCAG ctgcagcttcagatTGAGCTGCtgaaggtggagaagaagaacgCAGACGTCGCCCACACCTTCCACCTCA CTGGGAGGCTCCAGAAGCTGCAGATGTTGGGGGAGCATCTGCAGGAGCTGCTGAGGAACCAGAAGAGCGTGAGGCAGAGACTGACGAGGCCCCTGGATCAGACCAGCCTCCCGGTCCAGGCTCACCTGCACAG AGAGGTGGTGGAGTCACTGCAGCTGATGATGGACTTCAtccagagtctggaggagaagctgagcTCAGCCCATGAACACGTCTCCACAGCTGAACATCTGCTTCTGCTG aaCACCTCGCTCGCCCAGCTCCTGGACCAATCAGCAGAGACGGAGGTTTTGTCCAATCAGCTCCTTCAGAAGccggtgacctctgaccccacagCTCCATCAtaa
- the lrrc57 gene encoding leucine-rich repeat-containing protein 57: MGNSALKSHLETSQKTGVFQLTGKGLQEFPEELQRLTSNLRTVDLSGNRIEILPDSVGNFLQLKSLTMNSNRLTCLPSEIGKLKKLETLSLNGNRIQQLNPALGQLKALRTLSLAGNQISEFPSGLGTLRHLDLLDLSRNQIRNVPPEVSELQAIEINLNQNQISVVSPEVSRCPRLKVLRLEENCLELSSIPQSILTQSQVSLFSVEGNLFEVKNLRDLEGYDQYMERFTATKKKFT, translated from the exons ATGGGGAACAGCGCGTTGAAGTCTCACCTGGAAACCTCCCAGAAGACAGGAGTGTTCCAGCTGACAGGGAAAGGTCTGCAGGAG TTcccagaggagctgcagagactGACGTCCAACCTGAGGACGGTGGACTTGTCGGGGAATCGGATCGAGATTCTTCCTGACTCCGTGGGgaacttcctgcagctgaagAGTCTGACGATGAACTCAAACCGTCTCA CTTGTCTGCCCAGTGAGATCGGGAAGCTGAAGAAACTGGAGACCCTGAGTCTGAACGGGAACCGGATCCAGCAGCTAAACCCGGCCCTGGGCCAGCTCAAGGCCCTCCGGACCCTCAGCCTCGCTGGGAACCAGATCTCAGAGTTTCCCTCCGGACTAGGAACCCTGAGACACCTGGACCTGCTGGACCTGTCCAGGAACCAGATCCGGAACGTCCCACCTGAGGTGTCTGAGCTGCAGGCCATCGAGATCAACCTCAACCAGAACCAG ATCTCGGTGGTGTCCCCTGAGGTGTCTCGGTGTCCTCGTCTGAAGGTCCTGCGTCTGGAGGAGAACTGTCTGGAGCTGTCCTCCATCCCTCAGTCCATCCTGACCCAGTCCCAGGTGTCTCTGTTCTCCGTGGAGGGAAACCTGTTTGAGGTCAAGAACCTGCGAGATCTCGAAGGATACGACCAG TACATGGAGCGTTTCACCGCCACAAAGAAGAAGTTCACCTGA
- the haus2 gene encoding HAUS augmin-like complex subunit 2 isoform X1, producing MRTFQHRRHFYCTCALFNTAVYVRRRRETNKRAGLVSRRDRSDKTFQMNQRDSSSSSSSSSSSSLSPAGVLLSRCVSVGALSQEDLDSSSSDSSPALSPHLQEAEERIRIQRNLDQLQLQIELLKVEKKNADVAHTFHLTGRLQKLQMLGEHLQELLRNQKSVRQRLTRPLDQTSLPVQAHLHREVVESLQLMMDFIQSLEEKLSSAHEHVSTAEHLLLLNTSLAQLLDQSAETEVLSNQLLQKPVTSDPTAPS from the exons ATGCGCACTTTCCAACACAGACGTCACTTTTACTGCACATGCGCACTTTTCAACACTGCCGTTTATGTtcgtagaagaagagaaacaaacaaacgggCGGGTTTAGTTTCCAGACGAGATCGTTCCGATAAAACG TTCCAGATGAATCAGAgggactcctcctcctcctcctcctcctcctcctcctcctcgctgtctCCAGCTGGTGTTCTTCTGTCCAGATGTGTCTCAGTAGGAGCTCTGTCTCAG GAGGACCTCGACTCCTCCTCTTCAGACTCAAGCCCCGCCCTCTCCCCTCACCTGCAGGAGGCAGAAGAGCGAATCAGAATCCAAAGAAACCTGGACCAG ctgcagcttcagatTGAGCTGCtgaaggtggagaagaagaacgCAGACGTCGCCCACACCTTCCACCTCA CTGGGAGGCTCCAGAAGCTGCAGATGTTGGGGGAGCATCTGCAGGAGCTGCTGAGGAACCAGAAGAGCGTGAGGCAGAGACTGACGAGGCCCCTGGATCAGACCAGCCTCCCGGTCCAGGCTCACCTGCACAG AGAGGTGGTGGAGTCACTGCAGCTGATGATGGACTTCAtccagagtctggaggagaagctgagcTCAGCCCATGAACACGTCTCCACAGCTGAACATCTGCTTCTGCTG aaCACCTCGCTCGCCCAGCTCCTGGACCAATCAGCAGAGACGGAGGTTTTGTCCAATCAGCTCCTTCAGAAGccggtgacctctgaccccacagCTCCATCAtaa
- the srp54 gene encoding signal recognition particle 54 kDa protein produces the protein MVLADLGRKITSALRSLSNATIINEEVLNAMLKEVCAALLEADVNIKLVKQLRENVKSAIDLEEMASGLNKRRMIQHAVFKELVKLVDPGVKAWTPTKGKNNVIMFVGLQGSGKTTTCSKLAYYYQKKGWKTCLICADTFRAGAFDQLKQNATKARIPFYGSYTEMDPVVIAAEGVEKFKGENFEIIIVDTSGRHKQEDSLFEEMLQVSNAVQPDNIVYVMDASIGQACEAQAKAFKDKVDVASVIVTKLDGHAKGGGALSAVAATRSPIIFIGTGEHIDDFEPFKTQPFISKLLGMGDIEGLIDRVNELKLDDNEELIDKLKHGQFTLRDMYEQFQNIMKMGPFGQIMGMIPGFGTDFMSKGNEQESMARLKKLMTIMDSMNDQELDSKDGAKLFSKQPNRIQRVSRGSGVSTRDVQELLTQYTKFAQMVKKMGGIKGLFKGGDMSKNVNPSQMAKLNQQMAKMMDPRVLHHMGGMAGLQSMMRQFQQGAAGNMKGMMGFNNM, from the exons ATGGTGCTCGCCGACCTGGGGAGGAAGATCACCTCCGCTCTGAGGTCCCTCAGCAACGCCACCATCATCAATGAGGAG GTGTTGAACGCCATGCTGAAGGAGGTGTGTGCTGCTCTGCTGGAGGCCGACGTCAACATCAAACTGGTCAAACAGCTGAGAGAGAACGTCAA GTCTGCTATCGACCTGGAGGAGATGGCATCAGGTCTGAACAAGAGGAGGATGATCCAACACGCCGTCTTCAAGGAGCTGGTCAAG CTCGTGGACCCTGGAGTTAAGGCCTGGACCCCGACCAAAGGAAAGAACAACGTCATTATGTTCGTGGGTTTGCAGGGAAGCGGCAAGACCACCACCTGCTCCAAG CTGGCGTACTACTACCAGAAGAAGGGCTGGAAGACGTGTCTGATCTGTGCCGACACCTTCAGAGCCGGAGCCTTCGACCAGCTCAAGCAAAACGCCACCAAGGCCAGAATCCCCTTCTACGGCAG TTACACAGAGATGGACCCCGTGGTGATCGCCGCTGAGGGCGTGGAGAAGTTTAAAGGGGAGAACTTTGAGATCATCATCGTGGACACAAGTGGACGACACAAGCAGGAGGACTCTCTGTTTGAGGAGATGCTGCAGGTGTCCAACGCCGTG CAACCAGACAACATCGTGTACGTGATGGACGCGTCCATCGGCCAGGCCTGCGAGGCCCAGGCCAAGGCCTTCAAGGACAAAGTGGACGTGGCCTCGGTCATCGTCACCAAGCTGGACGGACACGCAAAAGGGGGCGGAGCTCTGAGCGC tgtgGCGGCCACCAGGAGTCCCATCATCTTCATCGGCACCGGGGAACACATCGACGACTTCGAGCCCTTCAAGACCCAGCCCTTCATCAGCAAGCTGCTGG GGATGGGTGACATCGAGGGTTTGATTGACAGAGTCAATGAGTTGAAGTTGGACGACAACGAGGAGCTGATCGACAAACTGAAACACG GTCAGTTCACCCTCAGAGACATGTACGAACAGTTCCAGAACATCATGAAGATGGGACCATTCGGACAAATCATG GGGATGATTCCAGGCTTCGGCACAGACTTCATGAGTAAAGGAAACGAACAGGAGTCAATGGCCAGACTCAAGAAACTGATGACAATCATGGACAGCATGAACGACCAGG AGCTGGACAGTAAGGACGGGGCCAAGCTGTTCAGTAAGCAGCCCAACAGGATCCAGAGAGTGTCCAGAGGGTCCGGTGTCTCCACCAGGGACGTCCAGGAGCTCCTCACCCAGTACACCAAGTTCGCCCAGATGGTCAAGAAGATGGGGGGCATCAAGGGCCTGTTCAAGG GAGGAGACATGTCCAAGAACGTGAACCCGTCTCAGATGGCAAAACTCAACCAGCAGATGGCCAAGATGATGGACCCCAGAGTCCTGCACCACATGG gtggcaTGGCCGGCCTCCAGTCCATGATGCGTCAGTTCCAACAGGGCGCCGCTGGCAACATGAAAGGCATGATGGGATTCAACAACATGTGA
- the tyro3 gene encoding tyrosine-protein kinase receptor TYRO3 → MEGLLWILVFLTRTLVGSCGDGVRFTKQPSNQTVSQGNEVRLGCAVEGVTEPDITWMKDGEKLYSTDQVFLTLGEQHWETSHSVRSVQVQDAGQYWCEVEFQDLTFSSEHAWITVEGVPHFLQEPQDVASLPNSPFNLSCVAVRPPGLKCVFVAVLPEAPVDVQVLSMGDNNVTLSWKPGFTGHSELNSCVVQVSRRSARRWDLPQQEVQVPPHLLVLSGLRSYSNYSVRVSCVNEVGASPFSPWFYFLTPESVPSVPPRNLTFQLSEQQLSLRWAGLQEEELQGKLLAYKLQWSLAGEAQEALLFKETWAQFGGGARFFNSSFQVSACTSVGCGPWTPPVLVLPTPVQVQVQRGHVWVGVLLGVLGAVLVGLMLNAVQRRGQETKFGSVFKCPRPETSVSFAAARSFNRNPDLQESTLDSLCIDTELKNKLQDVLIPERHLRLGHMLGKGEFGSVREAFLKKDDSSVHKVAVKVLKSDVTSSGDIEQCLKEAANMKDFHHPNVIQLIGVSLQRRPGRRLPVPMVILPFMKHGDLHTFLLLSRLGDEPFDLSLQTLVQFMLDISRGMDYLSSKNIVHRDLAARNCMLDQNMCVCVADFGLSKKIYSGDYYRQGSVSKLPVKWIALESLADNVYTTHSDVWAFGVTMWEIMTRAQTPYPGLENSEIYEFLMRGQRLKRPGHCREDIYELMHSCWSPVPKCRPSFQDLVVQLEALWLSLSPAPPPKEPLLYVNLEGEESRNGGGVLGEEAGSSWGIPWQQGAEEEEEEEEEEDWLVVGGSGAGLAITGDYRYIISPHGAPQEEQEEEEDNAVINV, encoded by the exons ATGGAGGGGCTGCTGTGGATCTTGGTGTTTTTAACCCGGACTCTGGTGGGGAGCTGCGGGGACG GTGTCCGCTTCACGAAGCAGCCGTCCAATCAAACGGTGTCTCAGGGGAACGAGGTGCGTCTGGGCTGCGCCGTGGAGGGGGTGACGGAGCCCGACATCACCTGGATGAAGGACGGAGAGAAGCTATACAGTACTGACCAGGTGTTCCTCACCCTGGGGGAGCAGCACTGGGAGACGTCACACAG TGTAAGGTcggtccaggtccaggatgCGGGTCAGTACTGGTGTGAGGTGGAGTTCCAGGATCTGACGTTCTCCTCTGAACATGCCTGGATCACAGTGGAAG gagtcCCTCACTTCCTCCAGGAGCCCCAGGACGTTGCCTCGTTGCCCAACTCTCCTTTCAACCTGAGCTGTGTTGCTGTG CGACCCCCTGGtctaaagtgtgtgtttgttgcagttCTCCCCGAGGCCCCGGTGGACGTCCAGGTCCTCAGCATGGGGGACAACAACGTCACGTTGTCATGGAAACCAGGGTTCACGGGTCACTCAGAGCTGAACAGCTGTGTGGTCCAG GTGTCCAGGAGGTCGGCCAGGAGGTGGGACCTCCCCCAGCAGGAGGTGCAGgttcctcctcacctcctggTTCTGTCCGGTCTGAGGAGTTACTCCAACTACAGTGTGCGGGTCTCCTGTGTGAATGAGGTGGGGGCGTCTCCTTTCTCCCCCTGGTTCTACTTCCTCACCCCGGAGTCAG ttCCCTCCGTGCCCCCCAGGAACCTGACCTTCCAGCTCTCGGAGCAGCAGCTCTCTCTGAGGTGGGCGGGgctccaggaggaggagcttcaGGGGAAGTTGTTGGCGTATAAGCTGCAGTGGAGCCTGGCAGGGGAGGCCCAG gAGGCGCTGCTCTTCAAGGAGACCTGGGCCCAGTTTGGAGGCGGAGCTCGGTTCTTCAACTCCTCTTTCCAGGTGTCGGCCTGCACCTCCGTGGGCTGTGGTCCCTGGACCCCCCCGGTCCTCGTACTACCCACCCCAG tccaggtccaggtccagcgGGGCCACGTGTGGGTGGGGGTCCTGCTCGGGGTCCTGGGGGCCGTCCTCGTGGGTCTGATGCTGAACGCCGTCCAACGTCGAGGACAAGAGACGAAGTTTGG GTCTGTCTTCAAGTGTCCTCGTCCTGAGACATCGGTGTCCTTCGCTGCAGCACGGTCCTTCAACAGGAACCCTGACCTGCAGGAGTCCACCT TGGACAGTCTCTGCATTGACACTGAACTGAAGAACAAACTACAGGACGTCCTGATTCCAGAGAGACACCTGAGACTGGGACACATGCTGGGGAAAG GTGAGTTTGGTTCTGTCAGAGAAGCGTTCCTGAAGAAAGATGACTCGTCCGTCCACAAGGTGGCGGTCAAAGTCTTGAAAT CTGACGTCACGTCTTCAGGGGACATTGAGCAGTGTCTGAAGGAGGCGGCAAACATGAAAGACTTTCACCACCCCAACGTCATCCAGCTCATAG GAGTGAGCCTCCAGCGTCGTCCCGGTCGACGTCTCCCGGTTCCCATGGTGATTTTACCTTTTATGAAACATGGAGACCTGCACACGTTCCTCCTGCTTTCCAGACTGGGGGACGAGCCCTTT GACCTGTCTCTGCAGACCCTGGTCCAGTTCATGTTGGACATCTCTAGAGGGATGGACTACCTGAGCAGCAAGAACATCGTCCACCGAGACCTGGCCGCCCGCAACTGCAT GCTGGAccagaacatgtgtgtgtgtgttgctgacTTCGGTTTGTCCAAGAAGATCTACAGTGGAGACTATTACCGTCAAGGATCCGTCTCCAAGCTCCCGGTGAAATGGATCGCGCTGGAGAGTCTGGCCGACAACgtctacacaacacacagcgACGTg tgggcGTTCGGTGTCACCATGTGGGAGATCATGACTCGTGCTCAGACTCCGTATCCTGGACTAGAAAACTCTGAGATCTACGAGTTCCTGATGAGAGGACAGAGACTGAAGAGACCTGGACACTGTAGGGAGGACAT ATATGAGCTCATGCACAGCTGCTGGAGTCCGGTTCCTAAATGTCGGCCCAGTTTCCAGGACCTGGTGGTCCAGCTGGAGGCGCTGTGGCTCAGCCTGTCCCCGGCCCCCCCGCCCAAGGAGCCTCTACTCTATGTCAActtggagggggaggagtccCGGAATGGGGGCGGGGTCCTGGGGGAGGAGGCAGGGTCCAGCTGGGGCATCCCCTGGCAAcagggagctgaggaggaggaggaggaggaggaggaggaggactggctggtggtgggggggtccGGAGCAGGTCTGGCCATTACAGGAGACTACAGGTACATCATCAGCCCCCATGGGGCCCcccaggaggagcaggaggaggaagaggacaacGCTGTCATTAATGTctga